One part of the Flavobacterium johnsoniae UW101 genome encodes these proteins:
- a CDS encoding RHS repeat domain-containing protein: protein MFKINYNLKGLISIFLFMLMSTLTYGQTENDPSKFVPNIIPPSPTAYGLGTYGNTPVGLFTGSQNINIPIYTYKTANLEVPVSMFYSSNGVKVDEISSNIGQSWNLSFGGVITRIVRDKPDEERGEYPIPISMTEEMGRYSPQALEFYQYIGENDVDTEADLFSFNFGKYSGKFVFDNDGGIVLMPAQDFQINCTVSSDGFDFVITTPDGVKYFFNDKEITSQRVVGSGHSIPITTISSWYLSKIVHPKGDVIQFFYNSEVSNYITSKSQTFRMLSPRIQYDQGGSLENFSPSLSSVCDHTITLNGKSIKSIKSTNPEYGEISFTYLSSASADVTSGNRKIEKIIVKDKTAKEIENVGFTYTTTTNKRVFLDKIQFKDINQNYQFEYEDRNNLPQRLSYSQDHWGYFNGKSNLNLVPKGITLYEFSNVNYNGADKEPDSDYAVKGLLKKITYPTKGYTIFDYEANTYYGTKLVYPPKTYKSLNVVTTEQTYSAVKTTSFINPTPQDISLVGGVSFNCLDANLNVGKNQAYISVYDNTTNKYIPLKRSDNESVVSNGNMYTIRPNTEPEAKNLFFTAELNHEYKLTLEADFTCTSSTLNFNYYPTPPVELASNIKTGGIRVAQTLDYSLNKPEPVVKKFLYAKKDDLSKSSGNKGQDPYYIDRFRVDRIMESPVAGIYGVVTSKTLVNLSSSSLVSLFDTGNSNVFYQYVTISYGNNFLNGGEEHEFIVHRDAPDGFVFGNYEVRNAPLSNLGWDNGLLKKIDYFNKELKTIKETINIYEERYEFRKEVRSFSSRKNYEKIASASVNYVCTQADLSKRTKYISCVAVHKHVYSDNLVDNLIKGKSYYTCIAPGNDNKTTFIEHPCYGVQLPKTISNLENIDNLSIVSYKNIGFWYYLKSSQDITYDVSGSNPICNTAIYNYNGINHVQLSSQTKTNSKKETITTKYFNAKDAEMSGKPFAAELAEKNILSPLNTQTFTGNNKLSEQLITYNNLLLPNAVYSAKFPNANSNITGIGNLEKKIVFNQYDDRGNILQYTLDGGVPTAIIWGYNKTQPIAKIENASYSDVQNYVSNLQTKSDTGTEIDLLSNLNSLRNALSNAMVTTYTYLPMIGISTVTDPKGNTTTYSYDEFNRLKTIKDAQGHVVSENRYHFKN from the coding sequence ATGTTTAAAATAAACTACAATTTAAAAGGCTTAATTAGTATTTTTCTTTTTATGCTGATGTCCACGCTTACTTATGGGCAGACAGAAAATGATCCAAGTAAATTCGTTCCTAATATTATACCGCCTTCACCAACAGCTTACGGATTAGGAACATATGGCAACACACCTGTTGGGTTGTTCACAGGTTCTCAAAACATTAATATTCCAATTTATACTTATAAAACAGCAAATTTAGAAGTGCCTGTCAGCATGTTTTATAGTTCGAATGGCGTTAAGGTTGACGAAATATCATCAAACATCGGGCAAAGCTGGAATTTAAGTTTTGGAGGAGTTATAACAAGAATAGTAAGAGATAAGCCGGATGAAGAGAGAGGAGAATATCCTATTCCGATCTCAATGACAGAAGAGATGGGCCGATATTCGCCGCAAGCTCTTGAATTTTATCAATATATTGGAGAAAATGATGTAGATACAGAAGCCGATCTTTTTAGTTTTAATTTTGGAAAGTATTCAGGCAAATTTGTATTTGACAATGATGGAGGTATAGTTTTAATGCCTGCTCAGGATTTTCAAATAAATTGTACTGTTTCTTCTGACGGTTTTGATTTTGTAATAACCACACCTGATGGGGTGAAGTACTTTTTTAATGATAAGGAAATTACTTCTCAAAGAGTTGTTGGATCAGGACATTCTATTCCCATTACGACTATATCATCGTGGTATTTAAGCAAAATTGTTCATCCAAAAGGTGACGTGATTCAGTTTTTTTATAACAGCGAAGTTTCTAATTACATAACTTCAAAATCGCAGACTTTCAGAATGTTATCCCCAAGAATACAATATGATCAAGGTGGCAGTCTTGAAAATTTTTCACCTTCATTAAGCTCAGTTTGTGATCATACAATTACTTTAAATGGAAAATCAATAAAATCGATAAAAAGCACCAACCCAGAATATGGAGAGATTTCATTTACATATCTTTCTTCTGCAAGTGCTGATGTTACATCTGGAAATCGAAAAATCGAAAAAATAATTGTAAAAGATAAAACAGCAAAAGAAATTGAAAATGTAGGTTTTACATACACTACTACAACAAATAAAAGGGTTTTTCTTGATAAGATCCAATTTAAAGATATTAATCAAAACTATCAATTCGAATATGAGGATAGAAATAATCTGCCTCAAAGATTATCATACAGCCAGGATCATTGGGGATATTTTAATGGAAAAAGTAATTTAAACTTAGTTCCTAAAGGTATTACTCTCTACGAATTTAGTAATGTAAATTATAATGGAGCAGACAAAGAACCTGATTCAGATTATGCAGTAAAAGGACTGCTGAAAAAAATTACTTATCCAACAAAAGGCTATACTATTTTTGATTATGAGGCTAATACATATTATGGAACTAAGCTGGTTTATCCTCCTAAAACTTATAAAAGTTTAAATGTTGTTACTACAGAACAAACTTATAGTGCCGTTAAAACAACTAGTTTTATAAACCCTACTCCTCAAGACATTTCATTAGTAGGCGGAGTAAGCTTTAACTGCTTAGACGCAAACTTAAATGTTGGCAAAAATCAAGCATATATAAGTGTTTATGACAACACAACAAACAAATATATTCCACTAAAAAGATCAGACAATGAAAGTGTTGTCAGCAATGGTAATATGTATACAATAAGACCAAATACAGAGCCGGAGGCAAAAAATCTTTTTTTTACTGCAGAACTAAATCACGAATATAAACTGACTTTAGAGGCTGATTTCACATGTACATCATCTACTTTAAATTTTAATTACTACCCAACACCTCCAGTTGAATTAGCGTCAAATATTAAAACAGGAGGAATAAGAGTGGCACAGACTTTAGATTATTCTTTAAATAAACCCGAGCCTGTAGTTAAAAAATTTCTTTATGCGAAAAAAGATGACCTAAGCAAATCAAGCGGGAACAAAGGACAAGACCCTTATTATATTGATCGTTTTAGAGTCGATCGAATTATGGAATCTCCAGTAGCAGGGATTTATGGAGTCGTTACCAGTAAAACGTTAGTGAATCTTTCTTCCAGTAGTCTTGTTTCTCTATTTGATACAGGAAATTCAAATGTTTTTTATCAATATGTCACTATTTCGTATGGGAATAATTTCTTAAATGGAGGTGAAGAGCACGAATTTATTGTACATCGTGATGCTCCTGATGGATTTGTGTTTGGAAATTATGAAGTTAGAAATGCACCTCTAAGTAATTTGGGCTGGGATAATGGTTTATTAAAAAAAATCGATTATTTCAATAAAGAGCTAAAGACAATAAAAGAGACAATTAATATTTATGAAGAAAGATATGAGTTTAGAAAAGAAGTAAGATCGTTTAGTTCAAGGAAAAATTATGAAAAGATTGCTTCTGCATCGGTTAATTATGTGTGTACTCAAGCGGATTTATCAAAGAGGACCAAATATATATCATGTGTTGCTGTGCATAAACATGTTTATTCTGACAATCTTGTAGACAACTTAATTAAAGGTAAAAGCTATTATACCTGTATTGCTCCCGGTAATGATAATAAAACAACTTTTATTGAACATCCTTGTTATGGAGTACAATTGCCAAAAACAATTTCAAACCTGGAAAATATTGATAACCTAAGTATTGTATCTTATAAAAATATAGGTTTTTGGTATTACTTAAAATCAAGTCAGGACATTACTTATGATGTTAGTGGATCAAATCCTATTTGTAATACTGCAATTTACAATTACAATGGCATTAATCATGTGCAATTGTCATCACAAACTAAAACTAATTCTAAAAAAGAAACAATAACTACTAAATATTTTAATGCAAAAGATGCCGAAATGTCTGGAAAACCATTTGCAGCAGAATTGGCTGAAAAAAATATTCTTTCCCCGCTAAACACACAGACATTTACAGGAAATAATAAATTATCAGAACAGTTAATAACTTACAATAATTTATTATTGCCAAATGCTGTGTATTCTGCTAAGTTTCCTAATGCAAATAGTAATATCACAGGTATAGGAAATCTCGAGAAAAAGATTGTTTTTAATCAATATGATGATAGAGGTAATATACTCCAATATACACTAGACGGCGGTGTTCCAACGGCAATTATATGGGGGTACAATAAAACACAGCCAATTGCTAAAATAGAAAATGCTTCTTATAGTGATGTGCAGAATTATGTTTCAAATCTCCAGACTAAATCTGATACGGGAACTGAAATTGACCTTCTTAGTAATTTAAATAGTTTGAGAAATGCTTTATCAAATGCCATGGTAACAACTTACACCTATTTGCCTATGATTGGAATTAGTACAGTTACAGATCCAAAAGGAAACACAACAACTTATTCTTATGACGAATTTAATCGTTTAAAAACTATTAAAGACGCACAGGGGCATGTAGTGTCTGAAAATCGATATCATTTTAAAAACTAA
- a CDS encoding T9SS type A sorting domain-containing protein produces MKKNYLLFFILLSFLTYSQDILWEKSYGGIHADYLFDAQPTADYGFILAGSSLSNKTGNKDEDNHGDLDYWIWKMNEKGELDWQKSIGGNGFDLLQSIKGTRDGGFILAGTSSSGNSFQKKDNCKGLTDFWVIKLDASGGEQWQRTIGGDGQDELLCAFQTKDGGYILGGSSSSSPSSVTNIKAEGKMDAFLQTDLYSKSEKSRGNMDYWIVKLDKEGVIEWQKTYGGKYADVLRSMEQTADNGYILAGYSNSPVSGDKADANKGVGDYWIIKIDDSGAVQWQSTYGGDGDDQPYVIHQTADGGYILGGNSNSTNPLTTLGGIVSNGTDFWILRLDHEGGVVWSKTYDFGKVDILTSLVENNDNTYLIGGYAKSEAKQSLLGDAAKKAGTGKDKEGINDYIALKIDEKGEELWKKTVGSAGEDILRKLIETRDGGYLMAGTSNSGSSKDKRSTIGGNDFWVVKLKDKAKVEKVKASIEAIPNPAVTYTNVIIGYDFTEGTASVIDILGRILQQFSINSRTVPVDLSHYAEGIYIIKIKTDVKTESVKVIKTVR; encoded by the coding sequence ATGAAAAAAAATTACCTGTTATTTTTTATTTTATTGTCGTTTTTAACTTACTCACAAGATATTCTTTGGGAAAAGTCTTATGGCGGCATTCATGCAGATTACCTTTTTGATGCACAACCTACAGCCGACTATGGGTTTATTCTGGCTGGCAGCTCCCTTTCTAACAAAACCGGAAATAAAGACGAAGATAATCATGGAGATCTTGATTATTGGATCTGGAAAATGAATGAAAAAGGAGAACTCGACTGGCAGAAAAGTATTGGAGGAAATGGATTTGATCTTCTTCAAAGTATAAAAGGAACCAGAGACGGAGGTTTTATTCTGGCAGGAACTTCAAGTTCAGGAAACAGTTTTCAGAAAAAAGACAATTGTAAAGGCCTTACTGATTTTTGGGTTATCAAACTAGACGCTTCCGGTGGAGAGCAATGGCAGAGAACTATTGGCGGTGATGGTCAGGATGAACTTTTATGTGCTTTCCAGACCAAAGACGGCGGTTATATTTTAGGCGGCTCATCGAGTTCAAGTCCTTCTTCTGTTACAAATATTAAGGCAGAAGGAAAAATGGACGCTTTTCTTCAAACAGATTTATACAGCAAATCAGAAAAAAGCCGTGGTAATATGGATTACTGGATCGTAAAACTCGATAAAGAAGGAGTTATTGAGTGGCAGAAAACTTACGGTGGTAAATATGCTGATGTATTACGAAGCATGGAACAAACAGCTGATAACGGATATATTTTGGCTGGATATTCAAACTCACCTGTTTCAGGAGATAAAGCTGACGCTAATAAGGGAGTGGGTGATTACTGGATCATTAAAATAGATGACTCAGGAGCTGTTCAATGGCAGTCAACGTATGGAGGAGATGGTGATGACCAGCCTTATGTAATTCATCAAACGGCAGATGGCGGCTATATTTTAGGAGGTAATTCTAACAGCACAAATCCTTTGACCACCCTTGGAGGAATCGTAAGTAATGGAACTGATTTTTGGATTTTGAGACTAGATCATGAAGGAGGAGTTGTATGGAGTAAAACTTATGATTTTGGAAAAGTAGATATTTTAACTTCCCTTGTTGAGAATAATGATAACACATATTTAATTGGAGGTTACGCAAAATCTGAAGCTAAGCAGTCTTTGCTTGGAGATGCCGCGAAAAAAGCCGGGACTGGAAAAGATAAGGAAGGAATTAATGATTATATCGCATTAAAGATAGATGAAAAAGGAGAAGAATTATGGAAGAAAACCGTTGGAAGTGCCGGAGAAGATATTCTGCGAAAACTTATAGAAACCAGAGACGGCGGCTATTTAATGGCGGGAACATCAAATTCAGGTTCTTCAAAAGATAAAAGATCAACCATAGGAGGAAATGATTTTTGGGTTGTGAAGCTGAAAGATAAGGCTAAAGTTGAAAAAGTAAAAGCAAGTATTGAGGCTATTCCAAATCCTGCTGTTACTTACACCAACGTAATTATAGGCTATGATTTTACAGAAGGAACAGCTTCGGTCATTGATATTTTAGGCAGGATTTTACAACAGTTCAGTATCAACAGCAGAACCGTTCCTGTTGACTTAAGTCATTATGCAGAGGGAATTTATATCATTAAAATTAAGACTGATGTAAAAACAGAGTCAGTTAAAGTAATTAAAACCGTACGATAG
- a CDS encoding DUF6965 family protein, with protein MKRYFDNTSPPLQVDWKPWSKITDSQLFLKSCYTGIRTFSGPLEMSPACKETPQPGQTSDLHGEKT; from the coding sequence ATTAAACGATATTTTGACAATACGTCTCCTCCTTTACAGGTCGATTGGAAACCTTGGTCAAAGATTACCGATTCCCAGCTTTTTTTAAAAAGCTGCTATACAGGAATCAGGACTTTCAGCGGACCGTTGGAAATGTCCCCCGCCTGTAAAGAAACCCCCCAGCCCGGGCAGACATCGGATCTTCATGGAGAAAAGACCTAG